A single region of the Thermococcus zilligii AN1 genome encodes:
- a CDS encoding PIN domain-containing protein yields MEEDLYDTNVLIEALKSGKKLNGYTTILNIVEFPRGLELGLTVITPTLEDYLLAIEISQAMVKKGTPVPAIDAVVAAMAINRKLKLVARDKHFGG; encoded by the coding sequence ATGGAAGAGGATCTCTACGACACTAACGTCCTGATTGAAGCCCTCAAATCCGGGAAGAAGCTCAACGGCTACACGACGATTCTAAACATCGTCGAATTTCCAAGGGGCCTCGAGCTGGGGTTGACCGTGATAACCCCAACTTTAGAAGATTACCTGCTCGCAATCGAGATTTCCCAGGCAATGGTGAAAAAAGGAACCCCAGTTCCCGCTATTGATGCAGTTGTAGCGGCCATGGCCATCAACAGGAAGTTAAAGCTCGTGGCGAGAGACAAGCACTTCGGTGGATAA
- a CDS encoding DUF1931 family protein: MAEMIIPYPQLQKILERTCELAVIKPRAEEMMEIVEKKLADLFEVAYENAIAEGSGTIKLRHIPVTKGFKNSMNLFRAIIEDEGVEIEPIRKFVLKKIPADIPLEEEVVNELPIIAGTLFVLVGRVIKALHPEIRNVYPEHIEEAEKVLDYTL; the protein is encoded by the coding sequence ATGGCAGAGATGATAATACCCTACCCGCAGCTCCAGAAGATACTGGAGAGAACCTGTGAGCTCGCCGTGATAAAACCCAGGGCCGAGGAGATGATGGAAATAGTCGAAAAGAAGCTCGCAGACCTCTTTGAGGTCGCCTACGAGAACGCCATTGCCGAGGGGAGCGGGACGATAAAGCTCAGGCACATACCCGTAACTAAGGGCTTCAAAAACAGCATGAACCTCTTCAGGGCGATTATCGAGGACGAGGGCGTTGAGATCGAGCCCATCAGAAAGTTCGTCCTCAAGAAGATACCCGCCGACATACCGCTTGAGGAAGAGGTCGTAAACGAGCTTCCGATCATAGCGGGAACCCTCTTCGTGCTCGTCGGAAGGGTCATCAAGGCCCTCCACCCGGAGATCAGGAACGTCTATCCCGAGCACATTGAAGAGGCTGAGAAGGTGCTGGATTACACGCTGTGA
- the ppcA gene encoding phosphoenolpyruvate carboxylase — MIPRIMSTQHPDNVFIPFFATAPDMGGEDEITEVFYAFSVLGAEEQMWDFEGKEVDEFVVRKLFERYPNFFRKNRLGEDFRLTPRVPNPSVEKAEAKLLLETLEAVARSADYARLFYGEEVAPIFEVILPMTTSSAELNRVYHLYKRYIVWKQYKRVYDVKLYEWIGRFFPEEINVIPLFETKEALLNSAGIVREYLSDKELEYQRVFLARSDPAMNYGLISAVLYDKKALYELQKVGEEESVEIYPIIGVGGAPFRGHFIPENVDAVLAEYPSVQTYTAQSSFKYDRPTMEVIKAIERVKSKSRGKAEEVPEEVFEITEPYTERYQKEMLALAPMIREVARYVPSRRRRKLHVGLFGYSREVNGSALPRAIKFTAALYSIGVPPELLGLSALGEKELEFLSEYYHGLYRDLEFAFRYFNPRVAERFPFLEYLVKMAREYERDDRHGEITGRILKGEINEGLVVEAASIRGFLG, encoded by the coding sequence ATGATACCAAGGATAATGAGCACCCAGCATCCGGACAACGTGTTTATCCCGTTTTTCGCCACCGCCCCGGATATGGGGGGCGAAGACGAGATCACCGAAGTTTTCTACGCCTTCAGCGTTTTAGGGGCAGAGGAACAGATGTGGGACTTTGAGGGGAAGGAGGTAGATGAGTTCGTCGTCAGGAAGCTCTTTGAGCGTTACCCAAACTTCTTCAGAAAAAATCGCCTCGGTGAGGACTTTCGCCTTACTCCCCGTGTCCCAAACCCCAGCGTTGAGAAGGCGGAGGCTAAGCTTCTCCTTGAGACGCTTGAGGCTGTAGCCCGCTCTGCTGACTACGCGAGGCTCTTCTATGGGGAGGAAGTCGCCCCGATATTCGAAGTAATATTGCCCATGACCACATCCTCGGCCGAACTCAACCGCGTCTACCATCTGTATAAACGTTACATCGTGTGGAAACAGTACAAGAGGGTTTACGATGTCAAGCTCTACGAGTGGATAGGGCGCTTTTTCCCGGAGGAGATAAACGTTATCCCGCTTTTTGAGACGAAGGAGGCCCTGCTAAACTCCGCCGGGATAGTGAGGGAGTACCTCTCGGACAAGGAGCTCGAATACCAGCGCGTTTTCTTAGCCAGGAGTGACCCCGCCATGAACTACGGCCTAATAAGTGCCGTCCTTTACGATAAAAAGGCCCTCTACGAGCTTCAAAAAGTGGGGGAAGAAGAGAGCGTTGAAATCTACCCGATAATAGGCGTGGGAGGGGCACCGTTCAGGGGGCACTTCATACCGGAGAACGTCGATGCAGTTTTAGCAGAATACCCCAGCGTCCAGACCTACACCGCCCAGAGCTCCTTCAAGTATGACCGGCCTACAATGGAGGTCATCAAAGCGATAGAGCGTGTTAAATCAAAAAGCCGTGGGAAAGCGGAAGAGGTTCCGGAGGAGGTCTTTGAAATAACGGAACCTTATACAGAGCGCTATCAGAAGGAGATGCTGGCCCTGGCGCCGATGATAAGGGAAGTGGCCAGATACGTCCCATCCCGCAGGAGAAGAAAGCTTCACGTGGGTCTCTTTGGCTACTCGAGGGAAGTGAACGGTTCCGCATTGCCAAGGGCGATAAAGTTCACGGCCGCGCTCTACTCAATTGGGGTTCCGCCAGAGCTCCTTGGCCTAAGCGCACTGGGCGAAAAGGAGCTCGAGTTCCTTTCAGAGTACTATCACGGCCTGTACAGAGACCTTGAATTTGCCTTCCGTTACTTCAATCCGCGGGTGGCCGAGAGGTTCCCGTTCCTCGAGTACCTGGTTAAAATGGCCAGAGAATACGAGAGAGACGACAGGCACGGGGAGATAACGGGCAGGATCCTGAAGGGGGAGATCAACGAGGGCCTTGTGGTGGAGGCGGCCAGCATAAGGGGATTCTTAGGTTAA